A window of the Mannheimia granulomatis genome harbors these coding sequences:
- the rsuA gene encoding 16S rRNA pseudouridine(516) synthase RsuA produces the protein MRLDKFIAENTGLTRSQAAKVLKSGEVTVNGNIEKSGAVKISQEDEICYQGEHLNWMEEGQYFMLYKPQGYICSHDDGEYPTVFHFFDYPLMSKLHTAGRLDVDTTGLVLLTDDGKWSHRVTSPKYHCEKTYLVTLADPVEDFYAEKLAEGILLRGEKEPTLPAQLEILDDYNVNLTISEGRYHQVKRMFAALGNKVEALHRWRIGDVVLDENLNEGEFRSLTQAEIESF, from the coding sequence ATGCGTTTAGATAAATTTATTGCCGAAAATACAGGATTAACCCGTTCCCAAGCGGCGAAAGTGTTGAAAAGCGGTGAGGTTACCGTAAATGGTAATATTGAGAAAAGTGGAGCAGTAAAAATCAGCCAAGAGGATGAAATTTGCTACCAAGGTGAACATTTAAATTGGATGGAAGAAGGACAGTATTTTATGCTCTACAAACCTCAAGGCTATATCTGTTCGCACGATGATGGTGAATATCCAACCGTATTCCATTTTTTTGACTATCCGTTGATGAGCAAATTACATACTGCCGGACGATTAGATGTGGATACCACAGGGTTAGTGTTATTAACCGATGATGGAAAATGGTCGCATCGTGTTACCTCGCCCAAATACCATTGCGAGAAAACGTATCTGGTAACACTTGCCGATCCTGTAGAAGATTTTTATGCAGAAAAATTAGCGGAAGGCATTTTGCTGCGTGGCGAAAAAGAGCCGACTTTGCCGGCTCAACTTGAAATTTTAGATGATTACAATGTTAATCTCACTATCAGTGAAGGGCGCTATCATCAAGTAAAACGTATGTTTGCTGCCTTAGGTAATAAAGTCGAGGCTTTACACCGTTGGCGAATTGGCGATGTCGTGTTAGATGAAAATTTGAACGAGGGCGAATTTCGCTCCCTCACACAAGCCGAAATTGAGAGTTTCTAA
- the ndk gene encoding nucleoside-diphosphate kinase: MIQQTLSIIKPDATRRNLIGKILAHLESAGLMVKALKCLHLTREQAEGFYAEHKGKEFFEPLVDFMTSGPIVVSVLEGEEAISHYRTLMGATNPENREKGTIRDLYALSIRENSVHGSDSEDSAKREIAYFFVPSEIV, translated from the coding sequence ATGATCCAACAAACCCTTTCTATCATAAAACCCGATGCAACTCGCCGCAATCTTATCGGCAAGATTCTGGCACATTTAGAATCGGCAGGTTTAATGGTTAAAGCCCTCAAGTGTCTTCATCTTACACGTGAACAAGCCGAAGGCTTTTATGCAGAACACAAAGGCAAAGAATTTTTTGAGCCTTTAGTAGATTTTATGACCTCAGGTCCGATTGTAGTGTCTGTCTTAGAGGGTGAAGAGGCAATTTCTCACTACCGCACATTAATGGGCGCAACAAACCCGGAGAATCGTGAAAAAGGCACAATTCGTGATTTATATGCCCTCAGTATACGTGAAAATTCCGTTCACGGTTCAGATTCGGAAGACTCTGCCAAACGTGAAATCGCCTATTTCTTCGTGCCGAGTGAGATTGTTTAG
- the metG gene encoding methionine--tRNA ligase: MYNQKRKMLVTCALPYANGAIHLGHMLEHIQADIWVRFQRMRGNEVHFVCADDAHGTPIMLNANKLGITPEELIEKAKADHIADFEGFNISFDNYHSTHSEENREITTEIYKKLRANGFIKSKVISQLFDPEKNMFLPDRFVKGACPKCKAEDQYGDNCEVCASTYSPMDLINPRSAVSGSTPVVKESEHFFFDLPSFEGMLKEWTRSGSLQPEIANKMQEWFESGLQQWDISRDAPYFGFEIPDAPGKFFYVWLDAPIGYMASFKNLCDRQGINFEEFWQKDSQTELYHFIGKDIVYFHSLFWPAMLEGSGYRKPTNVFAHGYVTVDGAKMSKSRGTFIQAGTYLKHIDPECLRYYYAAKLNDRIEDLDFSLEDFVQRVNSDIVNKLVNLASRNASFIAKRFDGKLADKLDDEALFNDFIAQAETIANYYESREFNKAIRTIMELTDKANKYIDDKAPWVIAKEEGKDAELQAVCSMGIELFRILMSYLKPVLPQLAERSEAFLQTTLTWDNIAHPLLGHTLSPFKALFSRLEKKQIDAVIEETKALFAEANKEPSKESNKTEKGKQAVENQENSAIEPIATEITIDDFAKLDLRAAKVLNCEAVPKSDKMLRFELDLGDHKRQVFSGIKAAYPNPEELIGRFVIVIANLAPRKMSFGLSEGMILSAGTGGANLFLLDADSGVQPGMQVK; encoded by the coding sequence ATGTATAACCAAAAACGAAAAATGCTTGTTACTTGTGCCTTACCTTATGCCAATGGTGCAATTCATTTAGGTCATATGCTTGAACACATTCAAGCGGATATTTGGGTGCGTTTTCAACGTATGCGTGGTAATGAAGTGCATTTTGTCTGTGCTGATGATGCCCACGGCACACCAATTATGCTTAACGCCAATAAATTAGGCATTACTCCGGAAGAATTAATCGAAAAAGCAAAAGCGGATCACATCGCTGATTTTGAAGGTTTTAATATCAGCTTTGATAACTATCACTCTACCCATAGCGAAGAAAACCGTGAAATAACCACCGAAATCTATAAAAAATTGCGTGCCAACGGTTTTATTAAGAGCAAAGTCATTTCACAGCTTTTTGATCCTGAAAAAAATATGTTCCTACCCGATCGTTTCGTAAAAGGTGCTTGCCCGAAATGTAAAGCGGAAGATCAATATGGCGATAACTGCGAAGTTTGTGCGTCTACTTATAGCCCAATGGATTTAATCAATCCTCGCTCGGCGGTTTCCGGCTCAACGCCTGTGGTGAAAGAATCTGAGCATTTCTTCTTTGATTTACCGAGCTTTGAAGGTATGTTAAAAGAGTGGACTCGTTCCGGCTCACTGCAACCTGAAATCGCCAATAAAATGCAAGAATGGTTTGAAAGTGGTTTACAACAGTGGGATATCAGCCGTGATGCCCCTTATTTCGGTTTTGAGATTCCTGATGCACCGGGCAAATTCTTCTATGTATGGTTAGATGCCCCTATCGGTTATATGGCTTCGTTTAAAAACTTATGCGACCGCCAAGGCATTAATTTTGAGGAATTTTGGCAAAAAGATTCGCAAACGGAACTCTATCACTTTATCGGTAAAGATATCGTCTATTTCCATAGTCTGTTCTGGCCGGCAATGTTAGAAGGTAGCGGTTATCGTAAGCCGACTAATGTTTTCGCTCACGGTTATGTGACAGTGGACGGGGCGAAGATGTCGAAATCTCGTGGTACATTTATTCAAGCCGGCACCTATTTAAAACATATCGATCCGGAATGTTTGCGTTACTACTATGCAGCAAAATTAAACGACCGCATTGAAGATTTAGACTTCAGTCTTGAAGATTTTGTACAGCGAGTTAATAGCGATATCGTGAATAAATTAGTTAATTTAGCTTCTCGTAATGCCAGTTTTATTGCAAAACGTTTTGACGGTAAATTAGCTGATAAATTAGATGATGAAGCTTTATTTAATGACTTCATCGCCCAAGCAGAAACCATTGCGAATTACTACGAAAGCCGTGAATTTAACAAGGCAATTCGTACCATTATGGAATTAACTGACAAAGCAAATAAATATATTGACGACAAAGCCCCTTGGGTGATCGCAAAAGAAGAAGGCAAAGATGCGGAATTACAAGCGGTTTGCTCAATGGGGATTGAGTTATTCCGTATTTTAATGAGCTACTTAAAACCTGTACTACCGCAACTGGCAGAACGTTCGGAAGCATTTTTACAAACAACTCTCACCTGGGATAATATCGCTCACCCGTTGTTAGGACATACCCTTTCGCCATTTAAGGCGTTATTCTCCCGCCTTGAGAAAAAACAGATTGATGCGGTAATTGAAGAAACCAAAGCGTTATTTGCGGAAGCTAACAAAGAGCCGAGCAAAGAATCTAACAAAACAGAAAAAGGAAAACAAGCGGTGGAAAATCAAGAAAATTCTGCAATCGAACCGATTGCCACTGAAATCACCATTGATGATTTTGCAAAATTAGATTTACGAGCAGCAAAAGTATTAAACTGCGAAGCGGTGCCGAAATCGGACAAAATGTTACGTTTTGAGTTAGATTTAGGCGACCACAAACGTCAGGTGTTTTCAGGAATTAAAGCAGCCTACCCAAATCCGGAAGAGTTAATCGGACGTTTCGTGATTGTAATTGCAAATCTTGCACCACGCAAAATGTCATTTGGCTTATCTGAAGGAATGATCTTATCAGCCGGGACAGGCGGGGCAAATTTATTCTTGTTAGACGCAGACAGCGGTGTACAACCAGGAATGCAGGTGAAATAG
- the rlmD gene encoding 23S rRNA (uracil(1939)-C(5))-methyltransferase RlmD, translated as MAIFYSEKSAKKATKPTALQSVKIQSLDYQGLGIAKINGKTWFIENALPDEQVEFKVIEEKRQYGRGQAVKILKKSANRTMPSCELYSKCGGCQMQHISLELQREAKQNALFQCLQKLQAEQITFQPMIAGNDKAYRRRAKLSIAIQNAKLAMGFHLQNSNQIIPLVDCEVLVEPLSQLLPQLQQLVANWQHKKKLGHIELVNADNTTALFLRHLGQLSQQDRENLLQFAKQNSLSVFLMCKENQLEHLYGELPYYEIQGLKLHFSIRDFIQVNGSLNEKMVVKALEWLDLSENDRVLDLFCGMGNFTLPIAKTAKSVVGVEGVEPMVEQARLNATASGLKNVEFYQTNLDEPFSDKAWAKERFDKVLLDPARNGALFCLDHLAALNPERIVYVSCNPATLVRDAEKLLQFGYRLEKVAMIDMFPHTGHLESISLFRK; from the coding sequence ATGGCTATTTTTTATTCTGAAAAATCTGCAAAAAAAGCAACAAAACCGACCGCTTTACAAAGTGTAAAAATTCAATCTTTGGATTATCAAGGCTTAGGTATTGCCAAAATTAACGGCAAAACATGGTTTATTGAAAATGCCCTGCCTGATGAACAAGTCGAATTCAAAGTCATTGAAGAAAAACGCCAATATGGGCGTGGACAAGCGGTCAAAATTCTAAAGAAATCTGCAAATCGTACAATGCCAAGCTGCGAACTTTACAGCAAATGTGGTGGCTGCCAAATGCAGCATATTTCGCTTGAATTGCAACGTGAAGCAAAGCAAAACGCCTTATTTCAATGCCTACAAAAATTGCAGGCAGAACAAATTACCTTCCAGCCGATGATTGCAGGCAATGATAAAGCCTACCGCCGCCGTGCAAAATTGAGTATTGCGATCCAAAACGCTAAATTGGCAATGGGCTTTCATTTGCAAAATTCCAACCAAATCATACCGCTTGTAGATTGCGAAGTACTGGTCGAGCCGCTCTCTCAACTCTTACCGCAACTACAACAATTAGTCGCAAATTGGCAACATAAGAAAAAATTAGGGCATATTGAGTTAGTCAATGCCGATAATACTACAGCACTCTTTTTACGCCATTTAGGGCAATTATCACAACAAGATCGTGAAAATTTACTGCAATTTGCTAAGCAAAATTCTCTGTCTGTTTTTCTCATGTGTAAGGAAAATCAGCTCGAACACCTGTACGGTGAGCTGCCTTATTATGAAATTCAAGGCTTAAAGCTACACTTTTCCATTCGGGATTTTATTCAAGTAAATGGCTCCTTAAATGAAAAAATGGTGGTAAAAGCCCTTGAATGGCTGGACTTATCTGAAAACGATAGAGTGCTAGATCTGTTCTGCGGTATGGGAAATTTCACCTTGCCGATTGCAAAAACCGCTAAGTCAGTAGTGGGGGTTGAAGGCGTTGAGCCAATGGTGGAACAGGCTCGCTTAAATGCCACTGCAAGCGGTCTAAAAAACGTGGAATTTTACCAAACCAACTTAGATGAACCTTTTTCTGATAAGGCTTGGGCGAAAGAACGTTTTGATAAAGTGCTGCTTGACCCGGCACGCAATGGGGCGCTATTTTGTTTAGACCACCTTGCCGCCCTCAATCCCGAGCGGATAGTTTATGTGTCTTGCAACCCTGCTACACTCGTGCGTGATGCGGAAAAACTACTGCAATTCGGCTACCGCTTGGAAAAAGTGGCAATGATTGATATGTTCCCGCACACAGGGCATTTGGAGTCTATTTCGTTGTTTCGGAAATAA
- the greA gene encoding transcription elongation factor GreA, whose protein sequence is MKQIPMTVRGAEQLREELDFLKNVRRPQIIDAIAEAREHGDLKENAEYHAAREQQGFCEGRIQEIEGKLGNAQIIDVTKMANNGKVIFGATVELVNTDTDEEVTYRIVGDDEANIKEGLISVNSPIARGLIGKEVDDSVSITTPGGKVEFDIVGVEYI, encoded by the coding sequence ATGAAACAAATTCCTATGACTGTGCGTGGTGCAGAGCAGCTACGTGAAGAATTGGATTTTTTGAAAAATGTGCGTCGTCCACAAATTATTGATGCAATCGCAGAAGCTCGTGAACACGGTGATTTAAAAGAAAACGCCGAGTATCATGCTGCACGTGAGCAGCAAGGCTTCTGTGAAGGTCGTATTCAAGAAATTGAAGGTAAGTTAGGTAATGCTCAAATTATTGATGTCACCAAAATGGCGAATAACGGCAAAGTGATTTTTGGGGCAACTGTTGAGTTAGTGAATACGGATACCGATGAGGAAGTGACTTATCGTATAGTGGGTGATGATGAAGCGAATATTAAGGAAGGCTTAATTTCGGTCAATTCACCGATTGCCCGTGGTTTAATCGGCAAAGAAGTGGATGATTCCGTTAGTATTACCACCCCGGGCGGTAAAGTTGAATTTGATATTGTGGGCGTAGAATATATTTAG
- the dacB gene encoding serine-type D-Ala-D-Ala carboxypeptidase encodes MVFKNFTRSFFQKFILSALFIPTFTQAEINTTEIIKALPPGTSVSFIAKNLETNQIITQYQSDIFMLPASTQKVFTALAAKLALGDDFRFQTALLTNGSIENGILKGNLIARFTGDPELTSGQIYQLISKLKQQNIKKIEGDLILDTSVFASHDKASGWIWNDLTMCFNAPPAAINVDHNCFYVTLDADQHIGNFAKINVPSSYPVQVFSSAYIVDGKEAPFCQLDVVVNDNNRYQIKGCMARQSQPFGLSFSVQDPSNYGANIIKSHLKNLGIEFNGQIKEPLNTQAGVLLAEHYSEPLPILLKKMMKKSDNQIADALFRTIANKQHNRPASFQLGSYVIRNLLKSKANIHFNNSVVADGSGLSRHNQVSANTMLETLEYIAQNETTLQLFDTFPIAGVDGTISGRGSISREPLAKNLIAKTGSLKGVYNLAGFMKNARGERIAFVQFINGYSTGELESKTKRAPLNTFENSLYMALFNE; translated from the coding sequence ATGGTTTTTAAAAATTTCACTCGCAGTTTTTTTCAAAAATTTATCTTATCTGCTTTATTTATCCCAACCTTTACACAAGCAGAAATCAACACTACTGAAATCATAAAAGCCTTACCACCGGGTACTTCAGTAAGTTTTATTGCGAAAAATTTAGAGACTAACCAAATTATTACCCAATACCAAAGTGATATCTTTATGCTACCGGCAAGTACGCAAAAAGTCTTTACTGCATTGGCAGCTAAACTGGCTTTAGGCGATGATTTCCGTTTTCAAACGGCATTATTAACTAATGGTTCTATTGAAAACGGCATATTAAAAGGGAATTTAATTGCACGCTTTACCGGTGATCCAGAGCTAACAAGCGGTCAAATTTATCAATTAATTAGCAAATTAAAGCAACAAAACATTAAAAAAATTGAAGGTGATTTGATTTTAGATACATCCGTTTTTGCCAGCCATGATAAAGCCTCCGGTTGGATTTGGAATGATTTAACCATGTGTTTTAATGCACCACCGGCAGCCATTAATGTGGATCATAACTGTTTTTATGTGACTTTAGATGCTGATCAACATATTGGCAATTTCGCTAAAATTAACGTGCCATCTTCTTACCCGGTACAAGTTTTTAGCTCCGCTTATATCGTAGATGGTAAAGAAGCACCTTTTTGCCAACTCGATGTTGTGGTGAACGATAACAACCGCTATCAAATTAAAGGCTGCATGGCTCGCCAATCCCAGCCTTTCGGCTTAAGTTTCTCGGTACAAGATCCAAGCAACTACGGAGCAAATATTATCAAATCGCACTTAAAAAATTTAGGTATTGAGTTTAACGGACAAATCAAAGAGCCACTGAATACCCAAGCAGGCGTGTTACTGGCAGAACATTATTCTGAGCCGTTACCGATTTTGCTGAAAAAAATGATGAAAAAATCAGATAACCAAATTGCTGATGCCCTATTTAGAACGATTGCCAATAAACAACATAACCGTCCGGCCTCTTTCCAACTCGGCAGTTATGTAATTCGCAATCTCTTGAAATCTAAGGCGAACATTCATTTTAATAATAGTGTGGTTGCTGATGGCTCAGGGCTTTCCCGTCATAATCAGGTCAGTGCTAATACGATGCTGGAAACTTTGGAATATATCGCACAAAATGAAACAACTTTACAGCTATTTGACACCTTTCCAATTGCGGGCGTGGACGGCACGATTTCTGGCAGAGGTTCAATTTCCAGAGAGCCGCTGGCGAAAAACCTTATTGCCAAAACCGGCTCTCTAAAAGGCGTTTACAACCTCGCAGG
- a CDS encoding Bcr/CflA family multidrug efflux MFS transporter — translation MENKRPEPSFFIILGMMAMLPPLAIDMYLPSFLDIAKDLAVSQEKVQTTLAVFTLGFGCGQLFWGPMADSFGRKVIILIGLIGSAIAAYFLTQVENIETFYLLRLIQGLCAAAPAVVLGALVRDLFEKNLFARLMSVIMIISMLAPLLAPIIGGYVAKYFHWHSIFYVLVAMGLLCVALISWKIPETLPVEKRLPLSFGKSLKNFSELLLHKPTLGYVLIGGLTFAGIFCFLTSGSIVYIGIYGISQEYFGYFFGLNMVVMVIMTAINSKMVVKVGSERMLQIALALQVLGGIWLALTAMFELGFWAMALGVPFYIGMLSTIGSNASAAILDRYPQMAGTANGVAGTARFGIASLVGAGLSHITITSEAPMLYAMALCTITAGVIYYLLCYQKNK, via the coding sequence ATGGAAAATAAAAGACCCGAACCCAGTTTTTTTATCATTTTAGGGATGATGGCAATGCTACCGCCTTTGGCGATTGATATGTACTTGCCCTCATTTTTGGATATCGCTAAAGATTTAGCGGTATCGCAAGAAAAGGTACAAACTACCTTGGCGGTATTCACTTTAGGCTTCGGTTGCGGGCAGCTTTTCTGGGGGCCTATGGCAGACAGCTTTGGTCGAAAGGTGATTATTTTAATCGGGCTGATAGGCTCAGCGATTGCTGCTTATTTTCTTACTCAAGTGGAAAATATAGAAACCTTTTATCTGCTACGCTTAATTCAAGGTTTGTGTGCTGCTGCACCGGCAGTTGTGTTGGGGGCATTAGTGCGGGACTTGTTCGAGAAAAATCTGTTTGCCAGATTAATGTCGGTAATTATGATTATTTCAATGCTTGCCCCATTACTTGCCCCTATTATCGGTGGTTATGTGGCGAAATATTTCCACTGGCACTCGATTTTTTATGTGTTGGTAGCAATGGGGCTGCTTTGCGTAGCGTTAATAAGCTGGAAAATCCCCGAAACTTTGCCTGTAGAAAAACGCTTACCGCTTAGTTTTGGCAAAAGTCTGAAAAATTTCTCTGAACTTTTGTTACATAAACCGACCTTGGGTTATGTCCTTATTGGTGGCTTAACCTTTGCCGGCATCTTCTGTTTTCTCACGTCAGGCTCAATTGTTTATATTGGTATTTATGGCATTTCGCAGGAATATTTTGGCTACTTTTTCGGCTTAAATATGGTGGTAATGGTAATAATGACCGCCATCAACAGCAAAATGGTGGTAAAAGTCGGCTCGGAAAGAATGTTACAAATTGCTTTAGCGTTACAAGTGCTAGGCGGTATTTGGCTTGCTTTAACTGCGATGTTTGAGCTTGGCTTCTGGGCGATGGCATTAGGCGTGCCGTTTTATATTGGAATGCTTTCCACCATTGGCAGTAATGCCTCAGCTGCGATTTTAGACCGCTATCCACAAATGGCAGGCACGGCAAACGGTGTTGCCGGCACTGCTCGTTTTGGTATTGCCTCGCTCGTGGGGGCAGGGCTTTCACATATCACCATTACCAGCGAAGCCCCAATGCTGTATGCAATGGCATTATGTACCATTACCGCCGGTGTGATTTATTATTTGCTTTGCTATCAGAAAAATAAATAG
- the menC gene encoding o-succinylbenzoate synthase, producing the protein MRKVNLYRYQLPIQTGVILRKQTLTERTGLIVKLQQGNQIGWGEIAPLPTFSEESLEQAEQQAKAWLKAWKIGQENDLDSLFPSVAFGLSCALAELNSELGNSGNYQSATLCYADLDKMYQTFGSRQIKQLGKLKIGKDPEIDGKQANLLINTFPNLQLRLDVNRLWSLEQAVKFAEKIANENKPRIQFIEEPCQTPELSRQFAEQTGIAIAWDETVREPNFLVKKEQNLTAIVLKPTLIGSIQQCRKLIEQAHQLGIMAVISSSLESSLGLTQLARFAQQYTPNSTPGLDTLNLMQVQLLREWQGSTLPLVDESSEFVCKVVV; encoded by the coding sequence ATGCGTAAAGTAAACCTCTATCGCTACCAATTGCCTATCCAAACAGGCGTGATACTACGTAAACAAACATTAACCGAACGGACGGGCTTAATCGTTAAATTGCAACAAGGCAACCAAATCGGCTGGGGGGAAATTGCTCCCTTACCGACTTTTAGCGAAGAATCACTCGAACAGGCAGAACAGCAAGCCAAAGCATGGTTGAAAGCGTGGAAAATCGGGCAAGAGAACGACTTGGATTCACTTTTCCCCTCTGTTGCTTTTGGGCTAAGTTGTGCTTTGGCGGAACTGAATAGTGAATTGGGTAATTCGGGCAATTACCAGTCTGCCACCTTGTGCTATGCTGATTTGGACAAAATGTATCAAACCTTTGGCTCACGTCAGATTAAACAACTGGGGAAATTAAAAATAGGCAAAGATCCAGAAATTGACGGCAAGCAGGCAAATTTACTGATCAATACTTTCCCTAATTTGCAGCTAAGATTAGACGTCAACCGACTTTGGAGTTTGGAACAAGCGGTCAAATTTGCCGAAAAAATTGCAAATGAAAATAAACCCAGAATTCAATTTATTGAAGAACCCTGCCAAACACCTGAACTTTCACGCCAATTTGCCGAGCAAACCGGCATTGCGATTGCGTGGGACGAAACGGTACGAGAGCCGAATTTCTTGGTAAAAAAAGAGCAAAATCTAACCGCTATCGTCCTAAAACCTACCCTGATTGGTTCCATTCAACAATGTAGAAAGCTGATTGAACAAGCACATCAATTGGGAATAATGGCAGTTATCAGCTCAAGCCTTGAAAGCAGTTTGGGGCTAACTCAACTGGCAAGGTTTGCCCAACAATACACGCCTAACAGTACTCCGGGGTTAGATACGCTGAATTTAATGCAGGTGCAATTATTGCGAGAATGGCAAGGCTCAACTCTACCTCTTGTGGACGAAAGCAGCGAATTTGTATGTAAAGTTGTGGTATAA
- a CDS encoding anti-phage deoxyguanosine triphosphatase codes for MISSVWIERYLSDKKREQDHRSPFQRDRARLLHSEAFRCLQAKTQIHAVGEDDFYRTRLTHSLEVAQIGNSLREKLLADWKGFQAVCSEPNVAMDPEILNALLPSSSLIESLCFAHDIGHPPFGHGGEMALNYKMYAFGGFEGNAQSFRIMTQLEPYTENAGMNLVRRTVLGVIKYPALLSKTSPVKQPEITDARHINLHHFPQSKGIYDDDKHFFEWVLKPLSEKDRMQFCSVEPNKDPNQPNKTRYKSLDCSIMELADDIAYGVHDLEDAIVGGMVTPQSWQNAEKLLAECQSDWVQERLVEIRQKLFSQHRYERKDVIGALVNHFITHVRWLELPEFDEPLLRYNAYLPANVACVLKILKDFVYQYVICDVKTQRVERKGQQILMELFDILSSDPMRLLPNNIRERWKNAHESKRARVICDYLASMSDGQAFKLYDSL; via the coding sequence ATGATTTCATCAGTTTGGATTGAACGCTATTTGAGTGATAAAAAACGAGAGCAAGATCACCGCTCGCCTTTTCAACGCGATAGAGCGAGGCTTCTGCATTCGGAAGCCTTTCGTTGCTTGCAAGCCAAAACCCAAATTCATGCAGTGGGGGAGGATGATTTTTACCGCACCCGTTTAACCCATTCGTTAGAAGTCGCACAAATCGGCAATAGCTTACGGGAAAAATTATTAGCGGATTGGAAAGGCTTCCAAGCAGTTTGCTCTGAGCCGAATGTGGCAATGGATCCTGAAATTTTAAATGCGCTGTTGCCTTCAAGTAGCTTAATAGAGTCTCTCTGCTTTGCTCATGATATCGGGCATCCACCGTTTGGGCATGGTGGCGAAATGGCGTTGAACTATAAAATGTATGCCTTTGGCGGCTTTGAGGGCAATGCTCAATCCTTTCGCATTATGACCCAACTGGAGCCTTACACTGAAAATGCGGGCATGAACTTGGTTCGCCGCACCGTGTTGGGAGTGATTAAATATCCGGCGTTGTTATCAAAAACTTCGCCTGTTAAGCAGCCTGAGATTACAGATGCCCGCCATATTAACTTGCACCATTTTCCGCAAAGTAAAGGGATTTATGATGACGACAAGCATTTTTTTGAATGGGTACTGAAACCGTTAAGCGAAAAAGATAGAATGCAGTTTTGTTCGGTCGAGCCGAATAAAGATCCGAACCAGCCGAATAAAACACGTTATAAATCGCTTGATTGCAGTATTATGGAATTAGCCGATGATATTGCTTACGGTGTGCACGACTTGGAAGATGCAATTGTGGGCGGAATGGTTACGCCGCAATCTTGGCAAAATGCAGAAAAATTACTGGCTGAATGTCAATCGGATTGGGTACAAGAGCGCCTTGTGGAGATTCGCCAAAAGCTCTTTTCTCAGCATCGCTATGAACGTAAGGATGTGATTGGGGCTTTGGTAAATCATTTCATTACTCATGTACGCTGGCTAGAGCTGCCGGAATTTGACGAGCCTCTGCTTCGTTATAATGCTTATTTGCCGGCAAATGTAGCGTGCGTGCTGAAAATTCTTAAAGATTTTGTCTATCAATATGTTATTTGCGATGTGAAAACTCAGCGGGTAGAGCGAAAAGGGCAACAAATTTTAATGGAGCTGTTTGATATTTTAAGCAGTGATCCGATGAGATTATTGCCGAATAATATTCGTGAACGTTGGAAAAATGCACACGAAAGTAAGCGTGCAAGGGTGATTTGTGACTATTTGGCGAGCATGTCTGACGGACAAGCTTTTAAACTTTACGATAGTTTGTAA